GACATGCAGCGGTTCTTCGGGGCCATCCAGAAGGGCGTGGCCGACATGCTGCGCCAGGGGCCGGTCGCCGGCTACCCCGTTGGGGACGTCCGCGTGGTCGTGTTCGACGGCGGCATGCACTCGGTCGACTCGAACGAGAACGCGTTCAAGACGGCGGCGAAGATGGCGTTCCGCGACGGCTTCCGCGACGCGCGGCCGGCGATCCTGGAGCCGATCGTCGAGCTCGAGGTCCTCGTGCCCGAGGCCTACATGGGCGACGTCCTCGGCGACCTCAACACGCGCCGCGCGCGGATCCAGGGGATGGTAGCGGAGGGCCCGTTCCAGAAGATCGTGGCGCAGGTCCCGGAGGCCGAGCTGTACCGGTACTCGACGTCGCTCCGCTCGATGACGCAGGGCCGCGGCCTCCACCGCGCCAGGTTCAGCCACTACGACCCGGTCCCCCGCGACGTACAGGACCAGCTCGTCTCAGGCCGGATGGCGGACGCCGCGGCCTGACGCCGGCCCTCCCTCGGCTGCGCGGCCGGCCTGACGCGCCGAGTCGGCCGGCCTCGGCGTCGAGGCGGGGGTGGCGGAGGCGTGATCGAGTCCGGCGTGGGGAGGCGTCGGCGGTAGAGAGCGGTCCCTGACCGACCGGTGTCAGCCGGGCGCCGGATGTTGCGGGCACGGACGGCGGGCGGCCGTCGTTACTTTCGGACAGCAGCCGGACCGATCATGTTAGGACTCCGAAGTGGCAAGCTCTCCCGTCCCCGCGGCTTCAGCTACGAGCCGCGGTTCTACGACCCTGATGCCGACGCCCGCCGGAAGCGGCAGCTCCAGTTCGTCCGTCCCAGCGAGCGCCGCCAGCGCAAGACGAAGCAGCCCCAGTTCGTGGCCGTTGGCCTCGGGCTGGCGCTCGCGTTCTACCTCTACCTCCACATCGGAGACATCGTCGAGCGCGTGACCGCGTTCGGCGGGTGGTTCTTCGGATAGGCCCCCGATGCTCACGCCCGACGCCGCCACCGACGGGCTGATCCAGGCCCTGCCCGACACGCTCGCGAGCAAGATCGCGGCGGGCGAGGTCGTGCAGCGGCCGGCGAACGCGCTCAAGGAACTGATCGAGAACGCCCTCGACGCGGGGGCCGGCTCGGTCGACGTCGTCCTCAAGCGGGCCGGGAGCGAGCTGATCCAGGTGACCGACGACGGCTGCGGCATGGGCCCGGCCGACGCCGTCGCCAGCTTCGGTCGCCACGCGACCAGCAAGCTCCGCCGGTTCGAGGACCTCGAGCGGCTTCGCACGCTCGGGTTCCGAGGCGAGGCCCTTGCGTCGATCGCGTCCGTGGCGCAGGTCGAGCTCAAGACCCGGCGACGCGGCGACGAGGCCGCCGTCTGCGTCCGCGTCGACGGCGGGGACCTCGAGGACGTGACCCCGTGCGCGGCCCCGGTCGGGACGTGCGTCGCCGTCAAGAACTTGTTCTTCAACGTGCCGGCGCGGCGGGCCTTCCTGAAGAGCCCGGCGACGGAGTTCAAGCACCTCGTCGAGGCCTTCCAGGCGCTCGCCCTGTCTCACCCGTCGGTCGCGTTCTCGCTCGTCCACGACGACAACGAGGTGTGGCGGCTGCCGGCCAGCGACGGACCGGACGCCCTCGCGGACCGGCTCGACGCGCTCGCGGGCGGGGGGCTCGTCGGCAAGCTCGTCGAGGTGGAGGAGACCACGAGCTACCTCTCGGTCTCCGGTCTGGTGGCGTCGCCGGACCGCGCGCGGAAGAGCCGCGGCGAGCAGTACGTGTTCATCAACGGCCGCTTCGTCAAGAGCCGCCAGCTCGACCACGCCGTCGCCGGGGCGTACGGCGCGCTCCTCCCCGAGCGCCAGCATGCCCTCTACGCCCTGTTCCTCGACGTCGACCCGCGGCACGTCGACGTCAACGTCCACCCGACCAAGACGGAGGTCAAGTTCGACGACGACCGGGGCGTGTACAGCTTCGTCAAGGCCGTCGTGAAGCGGTCGCTGGCGGAGGGCGGCCTCGGGCTGGCGTTCGATCCGCGGGCTCGTCGCGTCGGGCCAGCCCCGCCCGCCTCGGGCGTGGAGTCGGTCGGGCCGGGTACCGAGGCGGAAGGGGTGGACCGGCCGTCGTTCGCTCCGCCGCCCGCGCCGTCCAACGGCGACGGCGCCTCGCACTCGCACGTCCCGCCCTCGGCGCCGACGTTCCGGCTCGAGGCCGGCTCGGGCCCCGACGCGATGCCGCCGCTGCCCGACGCCCCGGTGCGGCCCACCGACCATACGGACGAACCGCGCGTGCCGGCTCCGCCGCCCGTGGTGCCGGAGGCGCCGGTCGGCCCGATCCCGTCCCGCCTCGGGCCGGCGCCCGAGGGCGTCGACGACCTCGAGCTGGACGACGACCCCGACCGCACGTTCTGGCAGCTCCACGGCCGCTATCTCCTGTCGCCCGTCCGCTCCGGCCTCCTGGTCGTCGACCAGCGGGCGGCGCACGAGCGGATCCTCTACGAGCGCGCCCTCTCGACGATGGCGAGCGGGATGGCCGCCAGCCAGCAGCTCCTGTTCCCCTTCACCGTCGACCTCGGGCCGGCCGACCGCGAGCTGCTGGCCGAGATCCTGTCCGACCTCGGCGCGCTGGGGTTCGAGATGGAGTTCAAGGAGGGCAAGCCGATCCTCGTTCGCGGCGTCCCGGCCGACGTCACGCTCGGCGACGAGCGCGAGGTCCTGGACGACCTCCTCGCCCAGTTCCGCCGCAACCGGCGGAGCCTCCGGCTCTCCGCCCGCGAGAACCTCGCCCGCAGCATGGCCGCCCGGAGCGCGATCCGCCCCGGCCACGTCCTCGGCCCCACCGAGGCGCGCCTCCTCGTCGACCAACTCTTCGGCTGCGACGACCCGTTCAGCGACCCGGCCGGCCGCCCGACGATGACGCGGGTGACGATGGAGGAGGTCGAGCGCCGCTTCCGGCCGCGGTGACCTTCGCCACGCGCGTCCGCGACGGGCTCCGCGCGTGCGGCGTCGGCCCGTCCGACCGCGTGCTCGTCGCCGTCAGTGGGGGGCTCGATTCGGTCACGCTCCTGCGGACGCTCTCCGGCCTCGGCCAGCCCCTCGTGGCCTGCCACGTCGACCACCAGCTGCGACCAGGGAGCGAAGAGGACGGCGCGTTCGTCGCCACGCTGGCGGCCGACCTTGGTGTGCTGGTAGAGCGCGTCGCGGTGGAGGTGCCGCCTGGGAACGTGCAGGCGGAGGCCCGCCGAGTGCGCTACGCCGCGCTCGCGGAGGCGGCCCGGCAGCACGCTTGCCCCTTCGTCGCCACGGGCCACACGGCCGACGATCAAGCCGAGACGGTCCTCGCGGCTCTCGTCCGCGGCGCCGGGTTGCGGGGCCTCGCCGGCGTGCCACCGGCTCGACCGCTGGGGGAGGGCACGATGCTGGTTCGACCGATGCTCGACCTGCGTCGCGCAGAGGTCGAGGTCGAGGCCCGCGCGCAGGGCTGGACGTGGCGGGACGACCCCTCGAACGCGAGCAAGGTCTACTCGCGGAACTGGCTCCGGCACAACGTGATGCCGTTGTTGGAATCCATGGGAGGCCAGGAGGTCGCGAGTCGGATTGCCGCGTCGGCCGACGCGGCGAGGGCCGCGGGGGATCTGGTGCGACTCTGGCTCGAAGGGGCCAGCGACGGCCCCGACCGGCTCCGCCTCGACGCGCTGGCAGACCTCTCCGAGGCCGCGCGAGCGCTCGTTCTGGCAGAAGCCGTCGCGGCCTGGGCGCCCTCCGTGTCACGCTCCCGACCCCTCCTCGAGCGGCTCGCCCGGCTGCCCGAGGCGCAGGTGGGGACGAGGGTCGACGCCGCCGGCCTTCGCGTGTGGCGCGAGGCGGACGCCCTCCGCTTCGACCCCGAGCCGGGCATCGGACCCGGTGGGTCGCTCGTGGTCACCCCGCTGCGCGCGGTGCCCGCCTCGTTCAGCGCCGATCCACTCGAAGAGATCGTCGACGCCGACGCCGTTGCGGGGGCCGTCGAGACGCGGCGCTGGCGCGACGGGGACCGAATCCGGCCGCTCGGGCTCCACGGGAGTCAGCTCGTCTCGGACCTGCTGCGGGATCGCGGCGTGCCACGGGCCGACCGCGACCGCGTGCCGGTCGTCCTCGTGGGCGGGGACGTCGCGTGGGTCGTGGGGCACCGGCTGGCGGCATTCGCCGCGGTCCGCCCGGACACCACCCGGGCGGTCCGGTGGACATGGCGCGCCGACGGCGAGGGGCGGTAGCTTCCGTCTCGCACCCGGTCTCCTGATGCCCGAACTCGCCGCCGCCCCCGACGCCGTCACCTGCCGCGGGGAGCGGTTCAAGCTCTACCTGAGCGAGGAGCAGATCCAGTCGCGGATCCGCGAGCTCGGTGAGCAGATCGCGGCCGACTACGCCGACGTCGGGATCCCCATCCTCATCGGCGTGCTCAACGGCGCGTTCATGTTCACCGCCGACCTCATGCGCGCCATCCCGGCCGACTCCGAGGTCGACTTCTACAAGCTCTCGAGCTACGGCGAGCGGAAGGTGTCGAGCGGCCAGGTGACCGAGCTCAAAAACGTCGACGCGAAGCTGGAGGGTCGGCACGTCATCGTGGTGGAGGACATCGTCGACACCGGGCTGTCGATGAAGTACGTCCTCGACCAGATCGAGGCGCTGAACCCGGCGTCGCTCCGGTCAGCCACGCTCCTTCGCAAGCCCGAGGCGGCCAAGGTCGAGGTCGACGTGGACTACGTCGGGTTCGACATCGACAACCTGTTCGTCATCGGCTACGGGCTCGACTACGGCCAGCTCGCCCGCAACCTCCGGGCGATCTACATCCTGGACGAGGAGGCCTGAGACGCAGGGGGCGGTCGCTGAGACAGCCCTTCCGCTAG
This sequence is a window from Rubrivirga marina. Protein-coding genes within it:
- the mutL gene encoding DNA mismatch repair endonuclease MutL, which codes for MLTPDAATDGLIQALPDTLASKIAAGEVVQRPANALKELIENALDAGAGSVDVVLKRAGSELIQVTDDGCGMGPADAVASFGRHATSKLRRFEDLERLRTLGFRGEALASIASVAQVELKTRRRGDEAAVCVRVDGGDLEDVTPCAAPVGTCVAVKNLFFNVPARRAFLKSPATEFKHLVEAFQALALSHPSVAFSLVHDDNEVWRLPASDGPDALADRLDALAGGGLVGKLVEVEETTSYLSVSGLVASPDRARKSRGEQYVFINGRFVKSRQLDHAVAGAYGALLPERQHALYALFLDVDPRHVDVNVHPTKTEVKFDDDRGVYSFVKAVVKRSLAEGGLGLAFDPRARRVGPAPPASGVESVGPGTEAEGVDRPSFAPPPAPSNGDGASHSHVPPSAPTFRLEAGSGPDAMPPLPDAPVRPTDHTDEPRVPAPPPVVPEAPVGPIPSRLGPAPEGVDDLELDDDPDRTFWQLHGRYLLSPVRSGLLVVDQRAAHERILYERALSTMASGMAASQQLLFPFTVDLGPADRELLAEILSDLGALGFEMEFKEGKPILVRGVPADVTLGDEREVLDDLLAQFRRNRRSLRLSARENLARSMAARSAIRPGHVLGPTEARLLVDQLFGCDDPFSDPAGRPTMTRVTMEEVERRFRPR
- the tilS gene encoding tRNA lysidine(34) synthetase TilS; the encoded protein is MTFATRVRDGLRACGVGPSDRVLVAVSGGLDSVTLLRTLSGLGQPLVACHVDHQLRPGSEEDGAFVATLAADLGVLVERVAVEVPPGNVQAEARRVRYAALAEAARQHACPFVATGHTADDQAETVLAALVRGAGLRGLAGVPPARPLGEGTMLVRPMLDLRRAEVEVEARAQGWTWRDDPSNASKVYSRNWLRHNVMPLLESMGGQEVASRIAASADAARAAGDLVRLWLEGASDGPDRLRLDALADLSEAARALVLAEAVAAWAPSVSRSRPLLERLARLPEAQVGTRVDAAGLRVWREADALRFDPEPGIGPGGSLVVTPLRAVPASFSADPLEEIVDADAVAGAVETRRWRDGDRIRPLGLHGSQLVSDLLRDRGVPRADRDRVPVVLVGGDVAWVVGHRLAAFAAVRPDTTRAVRWTWRADGEGR
- the hpt gene encoding hypoxanthine phosphoribosyltransferase; this encodes MPELAAAPDAVTCRGERFKLYLSEEQIQSRIRELGEQIAADYADVGIPILIGVLNGAFMFTADLMRAIPADSEVDFYKLSSYGERKVSSGQVTELKNVDAKLEGRHVIVVEDIVDTGLSMKYVLDQIEALNPASLRSATLLRKPEAAKVEVDVDYVGFDIDNLFVIGYGLDYGQLARNLRAIYILDEEA